Below is a window of Ktedonobacteraceae bacterium DNA.
TCAACCATGACACTCAAAATGACTATCGAGGAGGCTATTTACAAAGCCGCTCCAGACCTTGATGGTATCCAGGTAGAGGGAGTCGTATCACCGCCGGCACGACAGGGCCTTCCTATGACATTCGTCGCTCCACGAAAACGCAAGGACAGCACGCAGGCGGCGGATCAGGGCAATGTATGGAGCATAGTAGAAGAGATCCAATCTCTTCCAGCCGGGATTCTCAAAGCGGTCACTGTGCGGGGTCAGCGCCTGCTTTTCTGCCGCGTCGACGCTACTTACTATGCTTACCATAATCACTGCGCAAACTGTAACGGGCCTCTTGAGAACGGAACATTAGCGGCAACTACCCTCACCTGTGCGAATTGTGGACGAGCATACGATATCAGCCGCGCAGGGCGATCTCTGGATGCTTCTGACCTGTTTCTCCAACCCGTCCCGTTGCTCCTGGACAACGGCAAGGTGAAAGTGGCTCTACCATCATTGTCAAAAGATGATCAATCCGAGGCTATTCTATCGACGCCCGCTAGATGAGGTAAGCAGCTATGTCATCGTCAGAGCCAACGAACAACAATGGTCAGGGCTTTGCTACCCCCTATGATGTGCTGCGGCAATTCGCGCGCAAGCGAGAAACGCAGCTG
It encodes the following:
- a CDS encoding NifU family protein, which codes for MQQGMQEHERRAARIEALISEVAAFPDPHVRATTEELIQALMDMYGDGLARLLEITAQSEASGLALIETFANDELLSALFMLHGLHPLDLETRVLQALDEVRPYLKSHGGNVELVHIEGNVAHLRLQGSCHGCSSSTMTLKMTIEEAIYKAAPDLDGIQVEGVVSPPARQGLPMTFVAPRKRKDSTQAADQGNVWSIVEEIQSLPAGILKAVTVRGQRLLFCRVDATYYAYHNHCANCNGPLENGTLAATTLTCANCGRAYDISRAGRSLDASDLFLQPVPLLLDNGKVKVALPSLSKDDQSEAILSTPAR